From the Micromonospora echinofusca genome, the window CCACCCCCATCGGCGACGGCGACAGCGCCACCGAGCTCGGCGACACCCTGGGCGCCGAGGACGGCGAGTTCGAGCTGGCCGAGCTGCGCGTCGCCCTCGGCCCGGCGCTGGCCACCCTCGACGAGCGCGAGCAGAAGATCCTCACCCTGCGCTTCTACGGCAACCTGACCCAGAGCGAGATCGCGGCGCAGGTCGGCGTCTCCCAGATGCACGTCTCCCGCCTGCTCGCCCGCGCGCTGGTCAAGCTGCGCGGCCAGCTCGAGATGAGCCACTGACGAATCGCGGGGTCGGCCCCGCCGGCACCCGCTCGAGAACGGCCTCCACGTCCGCCCCGCCGCACCCGGCGGGGCGGACGTCGCCGTCTGCGCCGCGTCGCCGTGACCCACCCCCGTCTTCCAGGATGCCGTGTCGGGCCCCGTACCACCGCGTCCGTGCGGTGTCGGGCGGCGTGCCCTGTGGCGGTCGGGGCGGCGGTGCCACCATCGGATGATGGTGGATGTCGATATATTTCGGCGCGGGGCGCAGGCGCGGGCCGGGGTGCTGACGCAGCGGTTGCGCCGGTTGGTGACCTGCGAGTCGCCGCCGGGCGCGGGCCCGGAGCTGGCCGCCTGCGCCGACCTGCTCCAGGCGTGGGGGGACGCCGCGCTGGGCCGGCGGGGGCGTCGCGTGGTCCTCGACGGGCTGCCGCACCTGCTCTGGTCGGCCCCTGACCAGCGCGTGCTGCTGCTGGGTCACTACGACACGGTGTGGCCGGCCGGAACCATCTCCGAATGGCCCTTCACGCTGACCGGGAGCACCGCGACGGGGCCCGGGGTCTGCGACATGAAGGCCGGGATCGTGCAGATGCTCACCGCGCTGGAACTGCTGCCGGACACCTCGCGGGTCGGGCTGCTGCTCACCTGCGACGAGGAGAGCGGTTCGGTCACCTCCCGCCCGCTGATCGAGGAGCAGGCCCGGCGTTCCGGTGCGGTGCTGGTCGGCGAGCCGAGCACCGAGGGCGGCGACCTGAAGGTCGCCCGTAAGGGCGGCTCCGTCTACCGGATCACGGTCGGCGGCCGGGCGGCCCACGCCGGCGTCGAACCGCACCGGGGCGTCAACGCCGGGGTCGAACTCGCCCACCACGTCCTCGCGGTGCAGGCCTTCGCCGTGGGGGAGACGAGCGTCACCCCGACGGTGCTCTCCGCCGGCACGATGACGAACGTGGTGCCCGAGTCCGCGGTCCTCTGCGTCGACGTGCGGGCCTGGACCCGCGAGGAGTTGCACCGGGTGGACCGGCTGGTCCGCGAGCTGACCCCCCGGCTGCCCGACGCGCGGTTGACCGTCAGCGGCGGGATCAACCGGTATCCGCTGCCGGCCGCCGTATCGACGCCCCTGCTGCGGATCGCGCAGTCGGCGGCGGCGGACCTGGGGCTGCCGGCCGTGCGCGGCGTCGCCGCCCCGGGCGCCTCCGACGCCAACTTCACCGGCGCCCTCGGCGTACCGACCCTGGACGGCCTGGGCGGGGTGGGCGGCCTGCCGCACGCGCGCGGCGAGTACGTCGACGTCGCGCGGATGCCGGAGCGCACCGCGCTGCTGGCCGCCCTGACGGCCCGGATCCTCGCCGCGCCGCCGGCCGGGCCCGCCGTCTCCCCGGAGCCGGGGACGAGCGCGGCGCTCGGCGGGCCCCGACCGCTCGACGCGGTACCGGCCGGGCAGGGCTCGTCGACGGACGGGTGAGGGCCGGGGGCCCGCGAGCGAGGCCGGCAAGTCCGCACGGTTGCGTAAACGCGCCCCGCGCCGCTGGGCGATGCTGGATCCGTCGATCGCACGGGGAGGCGCTCATGGCTGAAACGACCGGTGACCTGGAATCCGACTCGCAGACCTCGGGCGACATGGTGCGCACCGCACGCACCTTCGCCGACCGGATGGCCGCCAGGCGCTCCATCCGGCACTTCTCGCCACGGCCGGTGCCGTTGGAGGTGGTCGAGGAGGCGATCCGCGCGGCGGCGACCGCGCCGAGCGGCGCCAACCTGCAACCGTGGCGGTTCGTCGTGGTCACCGACGCGGCCCGCAAGCGCCGGCTGCGGGAGGCCGCCGAGGCCGAGGAGCGCGAGTTCTACGCCCGGCGCGCGTCGGCGCAGTGGCTGGAGGCGCTCGCCCCGATCGGTACGGACTGGCACAAGCCCTTCCTGGAGGTGGCGCCGGTCGTGATCGTGGTGTTCGAGGTGCACCAGGGCCCCCGCACCCCGAAGCCCTACTACGTCAAGGAATCCGTGGGCATCGCCGTCGGCGTGCTGATCACGGCACTGCACCACGCCGGCCTGGCCACCCTGACGCACACGCCGAGCCCGATGCGCTTCCTCAACGAGGTGTGCGAACGGCCGCCGGAGGAACGTCCGTACCTGGTCATGCCGGTCGGCTACCCGGCGCCCGACGCGACGGTGCCGGACCTGGTCCGCAAGCCGCTGCCGGAGGTGCTGATCCGGCGGTGACGGCCGGACCGGCGGCACCGCACGGCGGGAGAAGACGCCCGGCGGACCCGGGCCACATAGTGGAGGCACGTCGCCGGACGGGCGTACGACGGCCCCGTGCCGGACCGGATGAGTGAGTCATCCGTCCCGAGCGGCGAGCGGACATCCACCGGCAGCCTGCGACCACCGTGGCGGCTCGCGGTGCCGCGCACTCCTCGTCTGGCCCCTCAGGAAGGACAGAGACGTGACCGCCTCCCCGAACGTGATAGCCGCCCTGACGGCGGACGGCGAAGAGTTCGACAGCCTCGTCGCCGGCCTCGACGCCGACGGCTGGGCGCTGCCGACGCCCGCCCCCGGCTGGACGATCAGCCACCAGGTGGCCCACCTCGCCGCCACGTTCCGCCTCGCCGGGCTCGCCGCCGGCGCCCCGGCCCGGTTCACCGCGATGCTCTCGCAGCTCGGCGCCGACTTCGACGCCAACGTGCAGCAGGCGTTGGCCGAATTCCTGGCCGACCCGCCGGAGGTGCTGCTGACCCGGTGGCGGGCCGAGCGCGACAAGGCGATCGAGGCCCTCGCCGCCGTACCGCCGAAGCAGATGGTGCCCTGGCTGGTCAATCCGCTGCCGCCCGCGGTCCTCGCCAGCGCCGGGATGATGGAGCTGTTTGGGCACGGTCAGGACATCGCCGACACGCTGGGCGTGCGCCGCCAGGTCACCGACCGGATCCGCCACCTCGTCGCGTTCGCCGTGCGGGTCTGGGACTTCGGTTACCTGGCCCGGGGCCTGACGCCGCCGGACGAGGAGTTCCGCTTCGAGCTGACCGCCCCGTCCGGGGCCCGGTGGGACTTCGGGCCGCTCGACGCCGAGCAGCGGATCACCGGCCCGGCCCACGACTTCTGCCTGCTGGTCACGCGGCGCCGGCACCGCGACGACCTCCGCCTCACCGCCTCCGGCACGCTGGCCGACCACTGGCTGGACATCGCCCAGGCGTACCGGGGACCGGCCGGGGCCGGTCGTGCCCCCGGCCAGTTCGCCCTGGCCGGTCGCTGACCGCCTCCCGTCCCGGCAGTCCGCCAACGTCGCCCCGGCCGTCCCGGTCCGGGGCGACGACGGGTCCTCGACGACGCCCGCCGCAACGGCGACCGATCGTCGCCGCCGTTGCCGACGTGGCCGTCCCGCCGCCTCATTTTCGAATCGCCGACCGGGCCGGAACAAGGCAACTCGGTCGGACGGACGTCCCGCAGGAAAGCATTCTCGGAGGCGAACTCGGCGGCCCGTCGGCTCATCCTTGACCCAGCGCATTCTAAGGAGGAGTGAATGTACGACTATGTCGTCGTCGGCGGAGGAACCGCCGGGTGTGTGCTCGCGGCGCGATTGAGCGAGAATCCGGAGGTGACGGTCTGCCTCATCGAGGCGGGGCCGGCGGACAACGCGCCGAACATTCACATTCCGGCCGCCTTCGGCAAGCTCTTCCGCACCCGCCTCGACTGGGACTACGACACGCACGACGAGCCGTTCCTCGACCGCCGTCGCGTCTACCTCCCGCGCGGGCGGGTGCTCGGCGGCACCAGCTCGATCAACACGATGATCTACATCCGGGGGAACCGGCTCGACTTCGACGGCTGGCGGCAGCCGGGCTGGAGCTTCGACGAGCTGCTGCCGTACTTCAAGCGCTCGGAGGACAACGAGCGGGGCGAGTCGACGTACCACG encodes:
- a CDS encoding nitroreductase family protein: MVRTARTFADRMAARRSIRHFSPRPVPLEVVEEAIRAAATAPSGANLQPWRFVVVTDAARKRRLREAAEAEEREFYARRASAQWLEALAPIGTDWHKPFLEVAPVVIVVFEVHQGPRTPKPYYVKESVGIAVGVLITALHHAGLATLTHTPSPMRFLNEVCERPPEERPYLVMPVGYPAPDATVPDLVRKPLPEVLIRR
- a CDS encoding M20/M25/M40 family metallo-hydrolase, translating into MVDVDIFRRGAQARAGVLTQRLRRLVTCESPPGAGPELAACADLLQAWGDAALGRRGRRVVLDGLPHLLWSAPDQRVLLLGHYDTVWPAGTISEWPFTLTGSTATGPGVCDMKAGIVQMLTALELLPDTSRVGLLLTCDEESGSVTSRPLIEEQARRSGAVLVGEPSTEGGDLKVARKGGSVYRITVGGRAAHAGVEPHRGVNAGVELAHHVLAVQAFAVGETSVTPTVLSAGTMTNVVPESAVLCVDVRAWTREELHRVDRLVRELTPRLPDARLTVSGGINRYPLPAAVSTPLLRIAQSAAADLGLPAVRGVAAPGASDANFTGALGVPTLDGLGGVGGLPHARGEYVDVARMPERTALLAALTARILAAPPAGPAVSPEPGTSAALGGPRPLDAVPAGQGSSTDG
- a CDS encoding TIGR03084 family metal-binding protein, coding for MTASPNVIAALTADGEEFDSLVAGLDADGWALPTPAPGWTISHQVAHLAATFRLAGLAAGAPARFTAMLSQLGADFDANVQQALAEFLADPPEVLLTRWRAERDKAIEALAAVPPKQMVPWLVNPLPPAVLASAGMMELFGHGQDIADTLGVRRQVTDRIRHLVAFAVRVWDFGYLARGLTPPDEEFRFELTAPSGARWDFGPLDAEQRITGPAHDFCLLVTRRRHRDDLRLTASGTLADHWLDIAQAYRGPAGAGRAPGQFALAGR